CTGTTCAATACAGATCACGCAAGCATAAGTGCTATAAGGAAGAGGAACCAGGATGTGGCCAGCAATCTCTCAAGCAGCCAGCCAACACTTTGAGCCAATATCATCAAACTTCTCTCACTCCTAAATCAATAGATCATTTTTCTGAATACAAATCTGCTAATGATATTCAACTGTATTCTTTTTCAGGAAAAGGTGACTATTTTGAGTGGGAAAGAACCATGGACAGGTGGCTTTGGTACAACAGAATCCTTAAGAAAGAAAGATTAGCTTTTGCAATATCCCAGCTCAAAGGAAATGCTTATAAGTGGTggttgcaagaagaagatgatcgcAGGTTCTACAAGGAACCagctatcaccacttgggaaaGTCTGAAGTTGTTACTAAGGGATAAGTATGCATCCAAAGGCCACACATCTCTGAAATCTCCAAAGAAGAAAGTCATATCCGCAACAGACATCAAAAGTGAAAAATCAGAAACCAAGATGGCTGATTATGAGAAAGAAATCATCAGCCTTGTTAAGGAGATTCTTAAGACCAGCAAGCACTTAGACAAGCAGAAGAAGCGCCCAAAGAATCAAGAACCAGTTGCTACTGTCTCAGAACTCAATGATGCAGAACCAGACTTAGCTGCCCCAATTCAAGAAGCTCAAACCAAAACATCTACGGGAAAATGAAAGTTTGAGAAAGAACAAGAGTTTTCTCTGTTCTTACCTCACCCTGAATCTAATTTTAATAATTCCTTTGATGAACTAACTTGTCTTGAACCGGTGCAACCGAGTAGAATTGTTTCAGTGTCACAGGTTGCAAAAGAAGACTCAGCAGAAAAAGAACCAGAGAGTACAACAACACAAGAAGAACAACAGAAAAACTTGCAGACAGAATCAGCTCATGAATCTTTGTCTTATGATCTGCAAGAGCACTGTAAGGAGTTTAATATGGTTGCTTCTGTGCCTAGAATGTTTGTTAAAGTGAGTACTGAAGACATAAAACGTTTTGGTCTTGATAAAGTAaaagatttttgtgtttcaaaatctgtttttgataacatgtttaaatcttttaaaGAACTTAAACCAGAAATTATCTTTgatcaaaaacgttttcaaaatcaaaataataacatttctGGTCATATTCtgagttttgatcattttctgaaacatggcaaaagtttt
The Brassica napus cultivar Da-Ae chromosome A1, Da-Ae, whole genome shotgun sequence DNA segment above includes these coding regions:
- the LOC111199258 gene encoding uncharacterized protein LOC111199258, producing MARDREGGINTPKTASLQKIMKFRMEQQQIHDEHMQKRRMHNQELQPTPPDSVQYRSRKHKCYKEEEPGCGQQSLKQPANTLSQYHQTSLTPKSIDHFSEYKSANDIQLYSFSGKGDYFEWERTMDRWLWYNRILKKERLAFAISQLKGNAYKWWLQEEDDRRFYKEPAITTWESLKLLLRDKYASKGHTSLKSPKKKVISATDIKSEKSETKMADYEKEIISLVKEILKTSKHLDKQKKRPKNQEPVATVSELNDAEPDLAAPIQEAQTKTSTGK